Proteins from a genomic interval of Vicinamibacterales bacterium:
- the modB gene encoding molybdate ABC transporter permease subunit, whose amino-acid sequence MSPETWAIARFTVLMALIATALTLPPAIAAGWLLARRTFPGKALVETVVSLPLVLPPVATGLLLLWLFGRRSPVGQALDALGIEVVFTWKAVVIAMMVVSFPLVARSVRSGIEQVDRRYEDLAATLGAGPLRILRTITLPLASRGIVAGAVLGFSRALGEFGATIMVAGAIPGRTQTLAVGIYTFVETGREEAAWGLLLLSALLAFGAIYLSNRLVAVKP is encoded by the coding sequence ATGAGCCCGGAAACCTGGGCCATCGCGCGGTTCACCGTGCTGATGGCGCTCATCGCCACCGCGTTGACGCTGCCGCCGGCCATTGCCGCGGGCTGGCTGCTGGCGCGCCGCACGTTTCCCGGCAAGGCCCTGGTCGAGACCGTCGTCTCGCTTCCGCTGGTGCTTCCGCCCGTGGCCACCGGCCTGCTGCTGCTGTGGCTCTTCGGGCGCCGGAGCCCGGTGGGGCAGGCGCTGGATGCGCTGGGCATCGAGGTGGTCTTCACGTGGAAGGCCGTGGTGATTGCGATGATGGTGGTCAGCTTTCCGCTCGTGGCGCGCAGCGTGCGGTCGGGGATCGAGCAGGTCGACCGCCGCTACGAGGACCTGGCGGCGACCCTCGGCGCCGGCCCGCTCCGGATCCTGCGGACCATCACGTTGCCCCTCGCCTCGCGCGGTATCGTGGCCGGCGCCGTGCTCGGCTTCTCCCGCGCGCTGGGCGAATTTGGCGCCACCATCATGGTGGCCGGCGCCATCCCCGGCCGCACCCAGACACTGGCCGTCGGCATCTACACGTTCGTGGAAACCGGTCGCGAAGAGGCGGCCTGGGGCCTGCTCCTGCTGTCGGCGCTGCTGGCCTTCGGCGCGATCTATCTCTCCAACCGCCTGGTCGCCGTCAAGCC